The following proteins come from a genomic window of Ictidomys tridecemlineatus isolate mIctTri1 chromosome 9, mIctTri1.hap1, whole genome shotgun sequence:
- the LOC106145347 gene encoding small nuclear ribonucleoprotein E — protein sequence WISSLTAVVQNLIFRYLQNRSRIQVWLYEQVNMRIEGCIIGFDEYMNLVLDDAEEIHSKTKSRKQLGRIMLKGDNITLLQSVSN from the coding sequence TGGATTTCGTCCTTAACTGCTGTGGTACAGAACCTCATCTTCAGATACTTGCAAAACAGATCCCGGATTCAGGTGTGGCTCTATGAGCAAGTGAATATGCGGATAGAGGGCTGTATTATTGGTTTTGATGAATACATGAACCTTGTATTAGATGATGCAGAAGAGATTCATTCTAAAACAAAGTCAAGAAAACAGCTGGGTCGGATCATGCTAAAAGGAGATAATATTACTCTGCTACAAAGTGTCTCCAACTAG